In one window of Acaryochloris thomasi RCC1774 DNA:
- a CDS encoding TRAP transporter substrate-binding protein gives MKRSKFIRNAVIGAAGSTAAACSPIPRRASQGTGAAKVQWRMATSWPGSLDTISGGATRVCDRVSAMTDGRFEIKPFEAGEIVPGPQVLDAVQSGTVQCGHTASYYYIGKNPALGFATSVPFGLTAQQQNAWLYHGGGLKAIQDIYADFGVINFPAGNTGTQMGGWFKRQIQSVADLKGLKMRIPGLGGEVMSRLGVNVQLIPGGEIFLALERGTIDAAEWVGPYDDEKLGLHKAAPYYYYPGWWEPGATLDVLVNRSDWDKLPTEYQEVFKTAAYEANINMLAQYDALNREALGRLTAGGTKLARYSDDILKAAQEKAFELYAENAAKNSDFRRVYEPWTAFREQVYQWHQVNEISFANFVTAQTKR, from the coding sequence GTGAAACGCAGCAAATTTATCCGTAATGCAGTAATCGGCGCAGCAGGAAGTACAGCCGCCGCCTGCTCACCCATACCGCGTAGAGCCTCACAGGGAACGGGCGCTGCCAAAGTCCAATGGCGGATGGCAACAAGCTGGCCCGGTTCGCTGGACACCATTTCCGGCGGAGCGACAAGGGTATGCGATCGCGTCAGTGCTATGACCGATGGCCGCTTTGAAATTAAACCCTTTGAAGCCGGTGAGATCGTCCCCGGCCCCCAGGTTTTAGATGCAGTGCAGTCAGGAACGGTGCAGTGTGGTCATACCGCCAGCTATTACTACATTGGCAAGAACCCAGCTCTGGGATTTGCAACCTCTGTACCCTTTGGGCTGACGGCGCAGCAGCAGAATGCTTGGCTCTATCATGGCGGCGGGTTAAAGGCTATTCAAGATATCTATGCTGACTTTGGGGTCATTAACTTCCCGGCGGGGAACACTGGCACGCAGATGGGGGGCTGGTTCAAGCGTCAGATTCAGTCGGTGGCAGACTTAAAAGGGCTAAAGATGCGGATTCCGGGGCTGGGGGGCGAAGTGATGAGTCGCCTGGGGGTCAATGTTCAACTCATTCCTGGGGGGGAAATCTTTTTGGCTCTAGAACGCGGCACCATTGATGCGGCAGAATGGGTTGGTCCCTACGACGACGAAAAGCTAGGGCTGCATAAAGCTGCTCCTTACTACTACTACCCAGGCTGGTGGGAACCGGGGGCCACGCTAGACGTATTGGTGAATCGATCAGACTGGGATAAGCTACCGACGGAATATCAAGAAGTCTTCAAAACCGCAGCCTATGAAGCCAATATCAATATGCTGGCCCAGTATGATGCCTTGAATCGTGAGGCTCTGGGGCGCTTAACGGCGGGTGGAACAAAGTTAGCTCGCTATAGTGATGACATTCTCAAAGCAGCCCAAGAGAAAGCGTTTGAGCTGTATGCAGAAAACGCAGCCAAGAACAGCGACTTCAGGCGGGTCTATGAACCGTGGACAGCTTTCCGGGAGCAGGTTTATCAGTGGCATCAGGTGAACGAGATTAGCTTTGCTAACTTCGTGACAGCTCAAACAAAGAGATAA
- a CDS encoding YegP family protein gives MPRKFELKRATNGQFHFNFKANNGQVILSSELYKAKASATNGIESVQMNAPHDDRYNRLTSTKQEPYFVLKAANGEIVGTSEMYSSIQAMENGISSVKTNAPGAPTEDLS, from the coding sequence ATGCCGAGAAAATTTGAACTCAAGCGGGCTACAAACGGTCAGTTTCACTTCAATTTCAAGGCCAATAATGGTCAAGTCATCCTCTCTAGCGAACTCTACAAAGCCAAGGCTAGCGCCACGAACGGCATCGAGTCTGTACAAATGAATGCTCCCCACGATGATCGGTACAACCGACTCACATCGACAAAGCAGGAACCCTACTTTGTCCTCAAGGCTGCAAATGGCGAGATTGTCGGCACTAGTGAGATGTATTCCTCTATTCAAGCAATGGAGAACGGTATTTCTTCCGTCAAGACCAATGCCCCTGGTGCTCCGACGGAAGACTTGAGCTAG
- a CDS encoding saccharopine dehydrogenase family protein: MQKVLIIGGTGRIGQSVAKDILSHTDAHVIITGRQVGQTVADKLGSRATFQALDLANYEGLKSAVAAADLVIHTAGPFHDRNAQVLQLCIDNGVNYLDVSDHRSFTNKAVAYREDAIANNVTAIINTGVFPGISNSMVRQDVEALDQAEHIHLSYVVAGSGGAGLTVMRTTFLGLQNTFDVWRSGQWVSAEPYSKREVIHFPKPYGPVNVFWFDVPEALTLAQSFDVQTVITKFGSVPEIYNVLTWLTARLPKALLRKRSVIEFFSWGSYRCTEFSDRFTGTGVAMRSEVKGLKDGKPTTACSTLVVDDTAIAAGYGTGSIAQLILSGQFSKPGVWPVEASFPTDLCQSMLKLRGVNIEQQIFN, from the coding sequence ATGCAGAAAGTTCTTATTATTGGCGGCACTGGACGCATCGGCCAAAGTGTTGCGAAGGATATTCTCAGCCATACCGATGCCCACGTCATAATCACGGGTCGCCAAGTGGGGCAGACGGTTGCAGATAAGCTCGGTTCTCGGGCAACCTTTCAAGCGCTCGATCTCGCAAACTATGAAGGTCTAAAGAGCGCTGTTGCTGCTGCTGATCTGGTCATCCACACTGCTGGTCCCTTCCACGATCGCAACGCCCAGGTCTTGCAACTATGTATAGACAATGGTGTCAACTACCTAGATGTCAGCGACCACCGTTCTTTTACCAACAAAGCGGTGGCTTATCGAGAAGATGCGATCGCAAACAACGTCACGGCCATCATCAATACAGGCGTCTTCCCCGGCATCTCCAACAGCATGGTGCGGCAAGATGTTGAAGCACTCGATCAGGCCGAACATATTCATCTGAGCTATGTGGTGGCGGGTTCTGGTGGAGCCGGATTGACGGTGATGCGAACCACTTTTCTAGGCTTACAGAATACCTTTGACGTGTGGCGTTCAGGTCAGTGGGTGTCAGCGGAACCCTACAGCAAACGCGAAGTGATCCACTTCCCAAAACCCTACGGACCTGTCAATGTTTTTTGGTTTGATGTCCCGGAGGCGCTGACGCTGGCGCAGTCGTTCGATGTACAAACGGTAATCACAAAGTTTGGCTCGGTGCCAGAAATATACAACGTATTAACTTGGCTAACGGCTCGACTGCCAAAAGCATTGCTGCGGAAGCGTTCTGTGATTGAGTTCTTCTCTTGGGGCAGCTATCGTTGTACAGAATTTAGCGATCGCTTCACGGGGACGGGTGTTGCCATGCGTTCTGAGGTCAAAGGTTTGAAGGATGGGAAGCCGACGACGGCTTGTTCGACATTGGTGGTGGATGACACTGCGATCGCAGCCGGTTATGGCACCGGTAGTATTGCCCAACTCATCTTGTCAGGGCAGTTCTCTAAACCGGGTGTTTGGCCTGTTGAAGCGAGTTTTCCCACAGATCTCTGTCAGTCGATGTTGAAACTGCGTGGCGTCAACATCGAACAGCAGATATTCAACTAG
- a CDS encoding HNH endonuclease: MSRRYITIDEQQIVIDRAAKRCEYCQSLMDYTPQSFAIEHIVPISEGGLTLLDNLALACGGCNGHKYTKQSGIDPVTKATTPLYHPRHLQWADHFVWSQDYLSLIGTTAIGRATIETLKLNRTGVVNLRKLLILARLHPPS; this comes from the coding sequence ATGTCTAGACGCTACATCACCATCGATGAGCAACAAATCGTTATTGATCGGGCTGCTAAACGCTGTGAATACTGCCAGAGCTTGATGGACTACACACCACAATCATTCGCAATTGAGCATATTGTGCCGATCTCAGAGGGTGGTCTAACTTTGTTAGATAATCTAGCCCTTGCCTGTGGTGGCTGTAACGGTCATAAATACACTAAACAATCCGGCATCGATCCCGTCACGAAAGCGACTACGCCTCTATATCATCCCAGACATCTGCAGTGGGCAGATCACTTTGTATGGAGTCAAGATTACCTGAGTCTCATTGGTACAACGGCCATCGGTAGAGCAACGATTGAAACACTTAAACTCAATCGAACTGGCGTTGTCAATTTACGTAAGCTGCTGATTTTAGCTAGATTACATCCACCTAGCTAA
- a CDS encoding AAA family ATPase: MLSKLQVQHYKSLFDTEITLEPLTVFIGPNGSGKSNICESLSVLSSFFQAISNPQDYDMQGLFTKYTQKTGSNQSFESKFWQGQLNYLVFKASSLTIEDDPPSEEGKNITELSLGIDYPEQLIFAKASSKDYVRNKYTERVRSELIGSGVFDSEIFSALKKVEVYDFSPAALARVVGSSVTSMNRTGEGIAYALVDILHADRQGFDELEERLRQLLPNISRIVLPRGNNQSFSLELIDKYSDHHIPSSDISDGSLRIIAFLTALYQEDTPSIICFEEIENGVHPWLLHKMVELLKIVSTEGISGQPVQVLITTHSPTLLNYVDPHQVRAVEIDKEGKTQVHTLPTDSARFRKALEAYDGDLGELWFTDQFGGNPA, encoded by the coding sequence ATGCTATCTAAGTTGCAAGTTCAGCATTATAAGAGTCTATTTGATACAGAGATAACATTGGAGCCGTTAACCGTATTCATTGGCCCAAATGGATCGGGAAAGTCTAATATTTGTGAATCTTTATCCGTACTATCCAGCTTCTTTCAAGCAATTTCTAATCCCCAAGATTATGACATGCAGGGGCTGTTTACAAAGTACACTCAAAAAACTGGTAGCAACCAAAGTTTTGAATCTAAATTCTGGCAAGGACAACTGAACTATCTTGTCTTCAAAGCCAGCTCACTAACTATCGAAGACGATCCTCCTTCCGAAGAGGGGAAAAATATTACTGAATTATCTCTTGGAATTGACTATCCCGAACAGCTAATCTTTGCCAAGGCTTCTAGCAAAGATTATGTAAGGAACAAATACACTGAACGAGTTAGGTCTGAGCTGATTGGCTCAGGAGTTTTTGATTCTGAAATCTTCTCTGCACTGAAAAAAGTTGAAGTCTATGATTTCTCTCCTGCTGCCTTGGCACGTGTCGTTGGTTCATCAGTAACCTCCATGAATCGTACAGGAGAAGGTATTGCCTATGCTCTAGTCGACATCTTGCACGCTGATCGTCAAGGCTTTGATGAATTGGAGGAGAGACTGAGGCAGCTCCTGCCCAACATCAGTAGGATTGTTCTACCTCGAGGCAATAATCAGAGCTTCTCACTTGAATTAATCGATAAATATTCGGATCACCATATCCCTTCCTCCGATATCTCAGATGGCTCACTGAGAATTATTGCTTTCTTAACAGCGCTGTATCAGGAAGATACTCCAAGTATTATTTGCTTTGAAGAGATTGAGAATGGAGTTCATCCTTGGCTTCTACACAAAATGGTGGAGTTACTGAAAATTGTCTCTACTGAGGGAATTTCCGGTCAGCCAGTCCAAGTTCTGATCACTACTCACTCACCTACACTACTCAACTATGTTGATCCTCATCAAGTACGCGCGGTAGAAATAGATAAAGAAGGTAAAACTCAAGTTCATACTTTACCAACAGACTCGGCTCGTTTCCGAAAGGCATTGGAAGCATACGACGGAGATTTAGGAGAACTCTGGTTTACGGATCAATTTGGGGGTAATCCAGCATGA
- a CDS encoding type II toxin-antitoxin system RelE family toxin, with amino-acid sequence MSYRINIEKTAVKKLKKLPQLEQKRIGKKLRELEQNPRPRDCKKLKGETNLYRIRSGNYRVIYSIQDAELIVLVIRVGHRSSIYE; translated from the coding sequence GTGAGCTACCGCATCAATATCGAGAAGACTGCCGTTAAGAAACTCAAGAAATTACCACAGCTTGAACAAAAACGTATTGGTAAAAAGCTACGAGAGCTAGAACAAAATCCTCGCCCTAGAGACTGCAAAAAATTGAAGGGTGAAACGAATCTCTATCGCATACGCTCTGGAAACTACCGCGTTATCTATAGTATCCAGGACGCGGAGCTAATCGTGCTTGTGATTAGAGTGGGCCATAGAAGTTCCATTTATGAGTAG
- a CDS encoding ADP-ribosylglycohydrolase family protein, whose product MPYSLINRFRGALTGALVGEILPYPNPTEQPQERGDRDRVVSSLSFAIATSAQSLIATRSAPPLVAETNRAIASTIPIALYFHDDAQKLRQAIMNAIPQAIQDVGFVVAESIAAALKPQMAPFELLPKLVQLLPDETLSQKLRQVQILLTRRDSLAIAIQKLGDPQHTEVAIALAFYCWLSTAEQFQLSVLRAHRIPDVSSLTLLLTGAFSGALNGRVGIPQAWLEAGASQNDLQRMEVSANQLLAAWSGCYQVGPDSVDGMGGVAIASPGILRPR is encoded by the coding sequence ATGCCTTACTCGCTCATCAATCGATTTAGAGGGGCGCTCACTGGAGCGCTAGTGGGTGAAATTTTGCCGTATCCCAATCCCACGGAACAGCCCCAAGAAAGAGGGGACCGTGATCGGGTGGTCTCTAGTTTATCTTTTGCGATCGCAACGTCAGCCCAATCTCTGATTGCAACCCGGTCAGCCCCCCCACTCGTAGCCGAAACCAATAGAGCGATTGCATCAACAATACCCATAGCGCTCTACTTCCATGACGACGCTCAAAAGCTGAGACAAGCGATCATGAATGCAATTCCTCAAGCGATTCAAGATGTAGGCTTTGTGGTTGCTGAGAGTATTGCTGCTGCTCTCAAGCCGCAAATGGCTCCTTTTGAGCTGCTGCCGAAGTTGGTTCAGCTTTTACCAGATGAAACGCTCTCTCAGAAATTAAGACAGGTCCAGATATTATTGACTCGGCGAGATTCTTTAGCGATTGCCATTCAAAAACTCGGAGATCCTCAACACACTGAGGTTGCGATTGCCTTAGCATTCTATTGCTGGCTGAGTACGGCGGAACAATTTCAGCTCAGCGTGCTGCGCGCCCACCGCATTCCAGATGTTTCTTCCCTCACTTTGCTGCTGACGGGTGCTTTTTCTGGAGCGCTGAATGGTCGAGTGGGCATCCCTCAGGCTTGGCTGGAAGCCGGGGCATCTCAAAACGATTTACAGCGGATGGAAGTGTCGGCCAATCAGCTTTTGGCGGCTTGGTCAGGGTGTTATCAGGTGGGCCCAGATTCCGTTGATGGGATGGGTGGAGTTGCGATCGCATCCCCTGGCATCCTGCGACCTCGATAG
- the recA gene encoding recombinase RecA, with protein MATDASGKQAALNTVLNQLERTFGKGSIMRLGDASRMQVETISSGALTLDLALGGGLPKGRVIEIYGPESSGKTTVALHAIAEIQRNDGVAAFVDAEHALDPTYAAALGVDIENLLVSQPDSGEMALEIVDQLVRSSAVDLVVIDSVAALTPRAEIEGEMGDSHMGLQARLMSQALRKVTSNISKSGCTVIFLNQLRQKIGITYGSPEVTTGGNALKFYASVRLDIRRIQTLKKGTEGYGIRAKVKVVKNKVAPPFRIAEFDILFGQGISTLGCLVDLAEETQVIIRKGAWYSYDGRNIGQGRENTIKYLVENPEVMQTVEQQVRQKLAMGAEVSATSVVQKAEEEEAAPKALEPVAA; from the coding sequence ATGGCGACTGATGCATCCGGCAAACAAGCCGCACTCAATACGGTTCTCAATCAACTAGAACGTACCTTTGGAAAAGGTTCGATCATGCGTCTAGGCGATGCCAGCCGTATGCAGGTAGAAACGATTTCGAGTGGCGCTTTAACGCTTGACTTGGCCTTGGGGGGCGGTCTGCCCAAAGGGCGTGTGATTGAAATCTATGGCCCTGAAAGCTCGGGTAAAACCACCGTAGCTCTCCATGCGATCGCAGAAATTCAGCGTAATGATGGCGTTGCCGCCTTTGTCGATGCCGAGCATGCCCTTGATCCGACCTATGCTGCCGCTCTAGGGGTCGATATCGAAAATCTGCTGGTCTCTCAGCCTGACTCTGGTGAAATGGCGCTAGAGATTGTCGATCAGCTGGTCCGCTCTAGCGCCGTAGATTTGGTGGTGATCGATTCTGTGGCGGCCCTCACCCCTCGCGCTGAGATTGAAGGAGAAATGGGCGACTCGCATATGGGCCTGCAGGCTAGACTAATGAGTCAGGCCTTACGGAAAGTGACTAGCAATATTAGTAAGTCCGGCTGCACCGTTATTTTCCTGAATCAACTGCGGCAAAAAATTGGCATTACCTACGGCAGTCCCGAAGTCACAACAGGTGGCAACGCTCTGAAGTTCTATGCCTCAGTACGCCTTGATATTCGCCGGATTCAAACTCTGAAAAAAGGCACCGAAGGCTACGGTATCCGAGCAAAGGTCAAGGTGGTCAAAAATAAAGTTGCACCGCCGTTTCGGATTGCTGAGTTCGATATTCTGTTTGGTCAGGGGATTTCGACCCTGGGCTGCCTTGTCGATTTAGCAGAAGAGACCCAGGTGATTATTCGTAAGGGGGCCTGGTATAGCTACGATGGCCGCAACATTGGCCAAGGCCGCGAGAACACGATTAAGTACCTGGTTGAGAACCCTGAGGTGATGCAAACAGTAGAGCAGCAAGTGCGACAAAAATTAGCGATGGGTGCAGAGGTATCAGCGACCTCTGTTGTGCAGAAAGCTGAGGAGGAAGAGGCGGCTCCCAAAGCGCTAGAGCCTGTTGCAGCGTAG
- a CDS encoding HU family DNA-binding protein, with amino-acid sequence MLTNIVRTLSMNKAELVNAVADKAGVTKKQADEIVSATIDTIVDTVSQGDKVTLVGFGSFEPRDRKAREGRNPKTGKALTIPATTVPAFSAGKVFKDAVAP; translated from the coding sequence ATGCTCACCAATATTGTGAGGACATTATCCATGAATAAAGCTGAACTAGTGAATGCCGTGGCCGATAAGGCAGGCGTCACCAAAAAACAGGCTGACGAGATCGTTAGCGCCACCATCGATACTATCGTTGACACCGTAAGTCAGGGGGATAAAGTCACCTTGGTTGGTTTTGGTAGCTTTGAACCCCGCGATCGCAAAGCAAGAGAAGGACGCAACCCTAAAACGGGTAAAGCACTGACGATTCCGGCAACAACCGTCCCGGCATTCAGTGCAGGCAAAGTATTCAAAGACGCCGTCGCTCCTTGA
- a CDS encoding ATP-dependent DNA helicase produces the protein MQQSARSHAIYQSLAQEMQASLSLSAQQQAALEQLHDFVNGSESFFVLEGYAGTGKTTLLQAFVAQLQGQGDHRPIVFSAFTNKATKVLAQMMAEWGLGIDCLTCCQLLGLRPQINQETGEQEFIPDKDQKSSFEKYALVVVDECSMVNQNLWELLITEVACFHTSVQLLFVGDSAQLPPINEVCSQTFVAIANKALLTDVIRYGGAIGVLAESIRCGLDSQRLPPLVTDLNAEQTEGTVVLRTSDWERQLVRAFRCDLSQSDPDYVRALAYTNKRVNALNRQIRDAIFGCEVPRFVPDERLIAMHPIFGNEEEILMQTSSECIVEEAWEDESKGWRIWCLYVENDANLVFTLRVLHESEQGRLKRELNKLAEAKQWQDFWALKQRFASVNYSYALTIHKSQGSTFQNVFLDLPDIMRNRNARERNQLLYVAVTRAAKRLFIRHA, from the coding sequence ATGCAACAGTCTGCTCGAAGTCATGCAATTTATCAGTCTCTAGCCCAAGAAATGCAGGCTAGCCTGAGCTTGAGTGCCCAGCAGCAAGCGGCTTTAGAGCAGCTTCACGATTTTGTGAATGGCTCTGAGTCATTCTTTGTGCTGGAGGGCTATGCCGGGACGGGGAAGACGACGCTGCTGCAGGCCTTTGTCGCTCAGCTGCAGGGGCAAGGCGATCATCGTCCGATTGTGTTTAGTGCCTTTACCAATAAGGCGACGAAGGTACTGGCCCAAATGATGGCGGAGTGGGGGCTGGGCATTGACTGCCTCACCTGCTGTCAGCTCTTAGGGCTGCGGCCCCAGATTAATCAAGAAACGGGGGAGCAGGAGTTTATTCCTGATAAAGATCAGAAAAGCTCGTTTGAAAAGTATGCCCTGGTGGTGGTGGACGAGTGTTCAATGGTGAATCAAAACCTATGGGAACTCTTGATCACAGAAGTTGCCTGCTTTCATACCTCGGTGCAGCTTTTGTTTGTGGGGGATTCGGCGCAGCTACCGCCGATTAATGAGGTTTGCTCCCAAACCTTTGTTGCGATCGCAAATAAAGCTTTGCTCACCGACGTCATTCGCTACGGTGGTGCCATTGGAGTGCTTGCTGAATCGATCCGCTGCGGCTTAGACTCTCAGCGCTTACCCCCGCTCGTTACCGACCTCAACGCCGAGCAAACAGAAGGCACGGTGGTTTTAAGAACATCGGATTGGGAGCGACAGTTGGTGCGGGCCTTTAGATGCGATCTCTCTCAGTCCGACCCCGACTATGTGCGGGCCTTGGCCTATACAAATAAGCGCGTCAACGCCCTTAATCGTCAAATCCGAGACGCTATCTTTGGGTGCGAAGTCCCTCGGTTTGTCCCTGACGAGCGCCTGATTGCCATGCATCCGATCTTTGGTAATGAAGAGGAAATTTTGATGCAGACCTCCTCTGAATGCATCGTCGAAGAAGCCTGGGAAGACGAATCAAAAGGCTGGCGGATCTGGTGCTTGTATGTCGAGAACGACGCTAATCTCGTGTTTACGCTACGAGTTTTGCATGAATCTGAGCAGGGAAGATTGAAGCGAGAGTTAAATAAGCTGGCAGAGGCAAAGCAGTGGCAAGACTTTTGGGCTTTGAAGCAGCGCTTTGCCAGCGTTAACTATAGCTATGCCCTGACCATTCATAAATCCCAGGGCTCTACTTTCCAAAATGTCTTTCTTGATCTCCCTGATATTATGCGAAATCGGAATGCACGAGAACGCAATCAGCTACTGTATGTGGCTGTAACAAGAGCCGCTAAACGTCTTTTCATTCGCCATGCTTAA
- a CDS encoding RNA polymerase sigma factor SigF: MAYQTTLQSQSMELLVSYRQEPSVRLRNRLVRLNMGLVRKVAHRLANQCAEPYEDLEQCGYMGLITAIERFDPTQGYAFSSFAVPYIRGEILHFLRDRANTVRVPRRWQQLNREGAKVRQDLTMELGRQPSDQELADALDLSMNEWRSVKLAASNRTPLSLNARVSSSHHQQSESAMTLGDTLTDTRYQMLQVNEEDRIELQHALNQLEDKTREMIESVFFHQLSRQEVAKRIGVSPVTVTRRIKKGVDELVELLQNQSQAQATAS, encoded by the coding sequence ATGGCTTACCAAACGACTCTTCAATCTCAATCGATGGAATTGTTGGTTTCTTACCGTCAGGAACCCTCAGTTCGTCTCAGAAATAGACTCGTCCGTCTCAATATGGGACTGGTACGCAAGGTTGCTCACCGGCTCGCCAACCAGTGTGCAGAACCCTACGAAGATTTAGAGCAGTGTGGTTACATGGGGTTGATCACTGCCATTGAACGCTTTGACCCCACTCAGGGCTACGCCTTCAGCTCCTTTGCTGTTCCCTACATTCGCGGTGAAATTCTTCACTTTTTGCGGGATCGCGCCAATACCGTTCGCGTTCCTCGTCGCTGGCAGCAGCTCAACAGAGAAGGCGCTAAAGTCCGTCAAGATCTGACGATGGAGTTGGGTCGCCAGCCCAGTGACCAAGAACTTGCTGATGCTTTAGATTTATCTATGAATGAGTGGCGCTCCGTGAAGCTTGCTGCATCTAATCGAACGCCACTGAGCTTGAATGCCCGCGTTTCTTCGAGTCACCACCAGCAGTCTGAATCAGCAATGACGCTGGGCGATACATTGACGGATACACGTTATCAAATGTTGCAGGTGAATGAAGAGGACCGCATTGAGCTGCAGCATGCCCTCAACCAGCTTGAAGATAAGACCCGCGAAATGATTGAGTCGGTCTTCTTTCATCAGCTCTCTCGTCAGGAAGTGGCCAAGCGCATTGGTGTCAGCCCCGTCACAGTCACTCGCCGCATTAAGAAAGGGGTCGATGAGCTAGTAGAGCTGCTACAGAATCAGTCGCAGGCACAGGCCACAGCTTCTTAG
- a CDS encoding formylglycine-generating enzyme family protein, which translates to MAKLKLQSVPKTLHSGLVLALCLGLAQCDASGTGPQKSQDKISRSECAVESGFILIEAGEFIAGSDRKEQDYAYQISADTVPTAPDEQELRQSRWFDNEPEREMRSQPTFCISRNLVTNADYQSFIQATDHQPPGISEADYQNQGFLVHPYSTVAPYLWQGNQHPAGDAKHPVVLLSYADAQAYAQWKGKQDGTTYRLPTALEWEKAARGTKGQYFPWGDQWQDDATNWAGSGQDRTSEIGAYPLSRSPYGVEDMAGNVFEYTSTRTERKGKPATVMKGCGWDDLPGFCRAAYRHARPLGSRHILFGFRLVKE; encoded by the coding sequence TTGGCTAAGTTGAAGCTGCAAAGCGTTCCTAAAACACTCCACTCTGGGCTGGTACTAGCACTTTGTTTGGGGCTCGCTCAATGTGATGCTTCAGGAACAGGCCCTCAAAAATCTCAGGACAAAATCTCTCGCTCTGAGTGCGCGGTGGAATCGGGATTTATTTTGATTGAGGCCGGAGAGTTTATTGCGGGGAGCGATCGCAAAGAGCAGGACTATGCCTATCAAATTTCTGCCGATACCGTCCCTACCGCACCCGATGAACAAGAGCTGCGTCAAAGTCGTTGGTTTGATAATGAACCAGAACGGGAGATGCGATCGCAACCCACCTTCTGCATCAGCCGCAATCTCGTGACCAACGCCGACTATCAATCCTTTATCCAGGCCACCGATCACCAACCTCCTGGAATTTCAGAAGCAGACTACCAAAACCAGGGATTTCTGGTGCATCCCTACAGCACCGTTGCGCCTTATCTCTGGCAGGGCAATCAGCACCCCGCCGGAGACGCCAAACATCCCGTTGTGCTGCTCTCCTATGCCGATGCCCAAGCCTATGCTCAATGGAAAGGGAAGCAGGACGGAACCACCTATCGACTCCCCACCGCCCTCGAATGGGAGAAAGCCGCGCGGGGAACAAAGGGCCAATATTTCCCCTGGGGCGATCAATGGCAAGACGATGCCACAAACTGGGCCGGTAGCGGGCAAGACCGGACGAGCGAGATTGGAGCCTATCCCCTCAGTCGCAGTCCCTACGGCGTTGAAGACATGGCAGGCAATGTCTTTGAATACACCTCCACCCGCACCGAACGCAAAGGGAAACCGGCGACCGTTATGAAGGGGTGCGGCTGGGACGATCTGCCAGGATTCTGCCGCGCCGCCTATCGCCATGCGCGTCCGTTAGGCTCTCGCCATATTTTGTTTGGCTTTCGACTTGTAAAAGAGTAA
- the psaK gene encoding photosystem I reaction center subunit PsaK, translated as MFTPTLLAVAVRAVDWSPNVAVVMIACNVLAMVFAKLTVQKPNEGPAAPAASFFGDFSMGAVLGTWCLGHAFGAGAILGLTQLGAL; from the coding sequence TTGTTCACACCAACATTACTAGCTGTTGCAGTTCGCGCTGTTGATTGGAGCCCCAACGTGGCTGTTGTCATGATTGCCTGCAACGTTTTGGCAATGGTTTTTGCAAAGCTAACGGTCCAAAAACCCAACGAAGGTCCGGCTGCTCCTGCTGCTAGCTTCTTCGGCGATTTTAGTATGGGCGCAGTTCTCGGAACTTGGTGCCTAGGACATGCCTTTGGTGCCGGTGCTATCTTGGGTCTAACCCAGTTGGGCGCGCTCTAA